From a single Bacillota bacterium genomic region:
- a CDS encoding class II aldolase/adducin family protein — protein sequence MEPFSRETKQKIVDACRFMQAERMVLGTWGNISVRTEAGVIITPSRVNYDTMTPDDLVTVDLNGRVIEGNRVPSSETDLHTAIYRRREDIGCVVHNHSLYASVFAAAEMDIPPIVEEQSQIIGGTVRCTPEYIPAGHHIDLANLAAQTLEDKNAVLISHHGAVCCGKDMDEALTVARVLEKTAQLYLFMKQMGVGERIIPDSLVHEERFRFLYKYGKA from the coding sequence ATGGAGCCGTTCTCGCGAGAAACCAAACAGAAGATCGTGGATGCCTGCAGGTTCATGCAGGCCGAGAGAATGGTGCTGGGGACGTGGGGAAACATCAGTGTTCGGACGGAAGCGGGTGTCATAATCACTCCCAGCAGAGTCAATTACGATACGATGACTCCGGATGACCTGGTCACCGTCGACCTTAACGGGCGGGTCATCGAAGGAAACCGTGTGCCATCTTCAGAGACCGACTTGCACACAGCAATCTACCGGCGCAGAGAGGACATCGGGTGCGTGGTGCACAACCACTCGCTCTACGCTTCTGTGTTCGCCGCGGCGGAGATGGACATACCTCCGATAGTTGAGGAGCAGTCGCAGATCATCGGAGGAACTGTCAGGTGCACCCCCGAGTACATACCCGCGGGCCACCACATCGACCTGGCTAACCTCGCGGCGCAGACTCTCGAAGACAAGAATGCTGTCCTCATATCCCACCACGGTGCTGTCTGCTGTGGGAAGGACATGGACGAGGCTCTGACCGTGGCGAGGGTTCTGGAGAAGACAGCCCAGCTATACTTGTTCATGAAACAGATGGGTGTCGGGGAACGCATCATCCCCGACTCCTTGGTTCACGAG